From Scytonema millei VB511283:
TGGAGTGGATTACGGGAACGAAGCTGACACAGGTAGAAGCGATTCGCGCCCAAGGAATAGATGCCCAGCACATTATTGAAGTTGGGGTACAGTGTTCGCTACGTCAGCTATTGGAAAATGGATTTTTCCACGCCGATCCTCACCCAGGGAATTTACTTGCCACGCCCGATGGCAAGTTGGCATATTTAGACTTTGGCATGATGAGCGAGATCAAGCCAGCCCAAAGGTACGGATTGATTGAAGCGATCGTCCACTTGGTAAATCGTGATTTTGACTCTTTAGCACAGGACTATGTGAAATTGGAGTTTTTGACTCCAGATACAGATTTAACACCCATCGTCCCTGCTTTTGCGAAGGTGTTTAATGCTGCTTTGGGTGCTAGCGTATCGGAATTAAATATTAAAAGCATTACTGACGAACTGTCGAATTTAATGTATGAATATCCTTTCCGCGTCCCAGCATACTACGCTTTGATTATTCGCTCTCTGGTGACGTTAGAAGGAATTGCCATTCGGATCGAACCTGATTTTAAAGTTCTCAGCGCCGCTTATCCTTACGTTGCAAAGCGATTATTGATCGATCCAGCGCCAGAATTGCGGGCATCATTAAAAGATTTGCTGTTTAAAGAAGGGACATTTCGCTGGAATCGTTTAGAAAACTTGTTACGCAATGCCCGTGGAAATCAGGACTACGACTTTAACATCGTCCTGAATCAAATGATTGATTTTCTCTCATCCGAACGCGGGGCTTTTATTCGCGATCGCCTAGTGGATGAAATTGCTAAAAGTGTAGATGCTGTGAGTCGAAATACCTTACACGCCGTCACATCTAGACTGCGAGACACATTCGATCGCGTTCCCTTGGGAAATCGCCTCGCAATGGCAATTCACGAAACTCCTGGGGCTTCTACCGAGCAACAGCAAACCTTGGAGCATATTAAGCGGATTTGGGGAATTTTACAAGAAACCCGTGGTTTCGACCCTGCACAATTAATTCCGCAATTGGCACAGGTGTTAACAAAACCAGAGACTCAAAAGATCGGGCAGCAACTCGCCAGTCAGCTAACTCAAAAAGCGATCGCCCGTCTGTTGCGGGAATTATTAATTACACCAGAAGATAATTACAGCAACGGTTATAAACCAGATGCACGCGATCGGCTAGTCTTACCACCCGCAAGAGTCTAAAAACAGTAGTAGGGTAGCATTGCCCACCCTACTACCAACTACCAACTACCCATTACCTAACTCGTTTCATCTTCCTCTTGTTCTCGTCTCACATTTGTTTCCAAAGCCTGAATTTGTTCTCGTCTAGCCTCCACTTCTAGCGCCCGTCGAGATAACTCTTGCGTTTGTAAAGTGAGGGTTTGTCGCCACTTCTCGGCGCGTTCCATTTCCTGCTGCAAAAATAATGGAGTAATGCCACTAGTGAGATAGGTTTGAACTAATTCCATCACCCAATCCGCAGCATTATGAAGGCTGTAAACCTGACAGCAATCTGGTGAGAGTTCTGCTAGTACCAACAAACCCTCAGCAAGAGTAAAAGGACAGCGATCGCCGATCGTAGTTTCCACATCGAGAATAGCACTGCGATCGCTTACCAATATCCAAGTATGCTCTGCTTCCTGACTGGCAAGCAATTTTAAGCCTAACTTACCAGAAATCCCGTACTTGATAATTTGAGCGAGGTAGAACATTTATCAGTTATCAGTTATCAGTTATCAGTTGTCAGTTATCAGTGCCAAGTGCGTTCAGTTTTGACTTTTGACTTTTGACTTTTAGTTTAATTGAGCAGTCGCAATCGGGCTTGGAGAATTTCAATTTGTTTTTCGGCTTCGGCTAAAGCATCCTTAGCGCCTTGGACGACATCAGCAGGGGCTTTATCAACAAAGGTAGGGTTAGATAGTCGCGCCGAAAGAGATTTGGCTTCAGCTTGGGCTTTACTAAGGCTTTTTTCTAGCTTAGCTTTGAGTACGGCAATATCAACGACTCCCGCTAAGGGAATTAAGACTTGTACCGTACCGACAACATCGGCGATCGCGGGTTCTAATGCCGTATCTAAAGCTGAAGTTATCGTGAGTGACTCGACTTTGGCAAGATCTTGAATGTAAGCTTCACTATTAGTCAAAATTTGGCGTTCGCGATCGCTTTCACTTTGCATTACCGCTTTTACCTTGACTCCTGGCTTAATTCCTGCTTCCGCCCGTAGGTTGCGCAGGGTACGAATTGCCTCAATTAACAACTCAAATTGCTGTTCCAATTCTGGATCGATTAGAGTCGCATCCGATTCTGGATAAGCCTGTACGGATATGCTTTGCCCCTCTTCTGCTTGCGTCAGCGTGTGCCAAATTTCCTCAGTAATATGAGGCATGAAGGGATGCAGGAGTTTGAGAATACCTTCTAAAACGTAGGCTAGAGTTTGCTGTGCTACCAGCCGTGACGCTGCGCCTTCAGCATCTTTCTGAAATAGCCGAGATTTGACTAATTCGATATACCAGTCGCAGAAATCGCCCCAGATGAAGTCATACAAACCTTTTGCCGCTTCTCCTAATCCGTAGTTATCGATGTAATCTGTTGATTGTTTGACAACCTGATGATAACGAGAGAGAATCCAGCGATCCGATAATTGTAGGAGCGGGTTTAGCGAAAGATCGTCAGTTAAGCCAATAGATTCTCGTTCAAAACCCGCCCGTACGGGAGTCGCAAGAGAATCTGTTTCTTCCCCCCTTATCAAGGGGGGATTGAGGGGGGATCTCAATTGTTGCGGAGTTTTGCCATCCAAATTCATCATCACGAAACGGGCGGCGTTCCACAATTTATTCGCGAAGTTGCGGGATGCTTCCACAGAAGCCGATTCATCTTTTTCGCGATTGTAATCCAGTCGAATATCTTGTCCCGCGCCGACAACTTCTTTCACTAGGGTATAGCGCAAGGCATCTGTTCCATATTTATCCATGAGTAACAGCGGATCGATACCATTTCCCGCTGACTTGGACATCTTCTTGCCGTTTTCATCCAATACCAACCCGTGAATGTAGACATCCTTGAACGGCATCTGTCCGGTAAAATGTCCCCCTAACATCGTCATTCTTGCTACCCAGAAGAAGATGATGTCAAATCCCGTGACTAAGGTAGCGGTAGGATAGTAAAATTCTAAATCTTCGGTGCGATCGGGCCAGCCTAAAGTGGAAAAGGGCCACAGTCCTGAAGAAAACCACGTATCTAATACGTCTGGATCTTGTTCTAGCTTGACATCTGTGCCAAATTGTGAAGCAGCTTTTTCCCGCGCTTCTGCCTCACTTCGCGCCACAACAAACGGCGTGTTATCGCAGATTTCTCCGCCTGTCTCGCTGACAGCATACCAAGCCGGAATTTGGTGTCCCCACCACAGTTGACGCGAAATACACCAATCTCTGAGTTTAACTAGCCAGTCGCGATAAACTTTTGTCCAGCGTTGAGGGACGAACTGAGGTGAATTTTTTTCGTCCAAAAATGATAGAGTGCGATCGGCTAAAGGACGAATTTTGACGAACCACTGAGTTGAAAGTAGTGGCTCAATTGGAACCTTTCCGCGATCGCTATACGGTACGGCGTGTTTGTATTCTTCTACTTTGACGAGAAATCCTTCAGTTTCTAAACGTTGGACGACATTTTTACGGGCAACAAATCGATCTTGTCCTTGAAAATCTCCTGCATTTTCATTCAGCGTGCCGTCTTTATTCATAATATTAATAAACGGCAGATCGTGACGCTGACCCATCTCAAAATCGTTCGGGTCGTGGGCAGGAGTCACTTTAACGCAACCCGTCCCAAATTCAGGATCGACAAATTCATCGCCAATCACGGGAATTTCTCGCTGCATAATTGGCAAAGTTAGGGTTTGACCAATTAAATGTTTGTAGCGATCGTCATTTGGATTTACCGCGACAGCCGTATCACCTAACATTGTCTCTGGTCGTGTTGTTGCTACTTCTACAGACCCAGATCCATCAGTTAATGGATAGCGGAAGTGCCATAAATGCCCGTTGACTTCTTTATTTTCTACTTCTAAATCGGATACTGCTGACTGAGTTGCGGGACACCAATTCACTAAATATTTGCTGCGATAAATCAGTCCTTCTTCGTGAAATCGGACAAACTCTTCGACAACGGCTTTGTTTAAGCCTTCATCCATCGTGAAGCGTTCCCGCGACCAATCTACGGAAACTCCCAAGCGGCGCAGTTGACCGACAATTGTACCCTTAGATGATTCTTTCCACTGCCAAGCGCGTTCGAGAAATTTCTCTCGTCCCAGTTCGTAGCGGGTCTTGCCTTCTGCTTGCAGTTGCTTTTCTAATATTGTGTGGACTGCAATACTGGCGTGGTCGGTTCCAGGGAGATATAGGGCGTTATATCCCTTCATGCGATGGTAGCGGATTAGGGAATCTATCAGCGTGTTATCAAAGGCGTGACCCATATGAAGGCTACCAGTCACGTTTGGAGGAGGAATGACGATACAGTAGGGTTCCCCGCCGCGCTGGGGGTCTGCTTTATACACTTGGTTGTCTTCCCAGAATTTTTGCCACTTGGCTTCAGTGGTGAAGGGGTCGTAGAGGCTGGGCAGGTTAGGAATGGTTGCTGTCATGTCGGGAAGACGAAAGATGCAGTGAATTATTTAATATTTTGCCATAGGGCAGGGTGGAGGTAGAACGGTTTCTGATTCCTGTAGAATTGCCAAAGTCAACGTACAAGACAAATCTGAATGGAACCTACAGAGGAACAATATTTAATTGTTAATGCCCTCGATACGCTAGATTTACTACAAAATGGCTTTTATGATGAAAGTACAGGCGACTGGTATATCCAAACTCCTAGCCCTGTTTTACCAATTTCTGTTATTCAGCATGACGGTGAAGTAGTTCCAACTAACTGGCGGTCAGATTTATGAGAGAACCATCTGAATTACAAAAACAGCAATATGAAAGATTTACAGAAATTTTGAATACTGGCAAGCAACGCTACATCGAAGCCAAGGGAACTCATAAGGGTTATCGCGCTGGTCTGAAAGGACAAGATTATTTAACTGATGAAGAAAGACAAGAAGCATTATCCTTAGTGCGACAGTTATTTCAAGTTCGAGAAAAGTCAGGTAATTTAACTGCAACGCCATTACTAAAAGAGGAAATCGAAGCTGATTCTTAGCCTTGTACTAAATTTTAATGTCTGCTGGGACGATCGCTCAACTTATCAATCTTATCAATCGCTGCCGAACCAATCAGACTGCTAGCTATTAACATCCCGTAGTTTTAAATTGACCTACTGGTTCTAATAATTTATTCTGATTGGTTGATGATAAAAACAGTGTGAGAAGAGAAACATGATAATGATTTGATATATCTATAAGCAGATCGAGTTTTCCATCTCGATCTAGATCGCCAGCCCAAAGTAATGTGGTAGAGCCATCGTCACAACAAGACGAAATTTCTTGGAATATACTATCTTTCCCAGAATAAACTAAAAGAGCGTGATATATAGTTTCAGGGTTTTGCCGTTCTTTAACCGATATTTGGTAGATATTTCCAGATTCAAGATTGAGAGCGACACTTAAGGGCGGGCTATTGGGAGAAAACTTTGCATTTCCTGAAAACACAGTTTTAACTATCCCAGGCTTCAGAGGAATTGAACCTTTAACTAAGAAAATAGGTGTGTTTTTTCCGTCCACAAGAATTTCTTTCCCGGTTTTCTTTGTCTCATCTATATCGAGTACGTAGTCACGAACAGTATTAACAGTAATTTTTGTTGGTAATAATTCAAAACCTTGTGCTGTAGAGAACAGTCCTAACCATTGTTCTCCCGATTGTGCTTGAACTTCGTTCCCATGAAAATAACTACCTGTTGTCAAAAGATCGAGCGGATACGATGGAGGATAGTCTGTGATAAATATCGGAGTCTGTGCTTTTTGCTCGGAAGATTGACTCATAGCCGATTCTTGCTGAGGCGGCTGACTAGAAATAGATGCGTCAGGTTCGCGATCGCCGCACGATACTAGAAGCAGCAAGCACAATATTGATATCGTCTTAATTGCGTGACAGCCAAACTTAATTTTTTGTATAACTAGCATAATTTTTAACATATTGTCTTGCTCAATTCCAATCTACTTAACTGTTAATTTGTGTGGCTGAAGCTCTGTAAATACTCATTTAAAGGAGTTTTTGGTATGACTAACAATACAACTCCCATATCGCCAACTGATGCTGTATCCCCGCAGCATGAAATTTTAGATAGGCAAACGACAGATTGCTGTGTCGTAGGCTATGGTTCCGCAGGGGCAGTATTGGCGCTGCTGGCGCGTCAAGGTATACCCGTGATGCTGCTAGAAGCGCACAAAGACTTGGATCGCGACTTTCGAGGTGATACCATTCACCCGTCTGTGATGGAGATTATGGCGGAATTGGGCTTAGCCGTCAATTCTGCGCGACTTGCTAGCGCGGTTCATTGTCTTTGGGTTAATGCCCGTGCATGTAAAAACTTAACTTTTGATAGCAATTTTTGATTGTATGCGTGACACAGGTAGGGGCGCACGGCTGTGCGCCCCTACGAACGTGTATTTTACCCAATTGAAAACCGCTATAAAAGTGAGTAGTGAAGCAAGAAAGGTGTAGCGTGTAGGAGGAATTCGGAATTCGGAATTAATCGACGCTGATAACTGGTCACTGGTCACCGATCGCTGGTCACTGTCTCTACGACTAGCGCATATTTCCTAATTTTTCAATCTTTACCACTATATGTAAATCGCGTATAGTCTTAATCTATTGCCTTTAACTGCTAAGGCTTTTTTTCCAGTCAAACCTTTTTCCTAAATATCTTACCTATGGTGCGAGAGCTACAGCGCTTAAACCCAACCAGCCAGTTTCCCGAAACTGCCCCAGCTGCAAATCCAGTCTTCTTCAGGACGTATAGTCGGCGGATAGGAGGTGGGCGCGAAACTTGGGAACAAGTATGCGATCGCACCCTGCGCGGGCTAGTAGAATTGGGTAAACTCACCCCAGCAGAAGCCGCGATTCTCGAAAAAATGCAAAAGGAGATGAAATCTCTCCCTAGCGGGCGCTGGCTGTGGGTAGGAGGTACGGAATGGATTTCTCGCCAAGAAAACTTTTCCGGCGCTTATAACTGTACTTCTACCAACGTAGTAGACTGGCGGGCTTTTGGCTTGATGATGGACTTGGCAATGATGGGCTGCGGTACGGGTGCAATTCTCGAACCCCAGTACATTAACCAACTTCCCGTGATTCGCAACCGCCTCCACGTCACCGTAGAAGGAGAAATCGGCACAACGCCCGCTTCAGAACGGCAGGACGAGACAGAAGTACAAATCGAAGGTAATATCGTTAGTATTCTCGTGGGCGATAGCCGTCGAGGTTGGGTCAAGTCTTATCAAACTCTGTTGGAGCTATCAACCAACGAGAGTTTTTCGGATATCGTACATGTCAGCGTCAATCTTGGCAATATCCGTCCGGCAGGAGAAATATTAAAAGGTTTTGGCGGCGTTGCTAACCCGATTAAATTGCCAGAATTGTATCAACGCTGCGCGGCAATTTTAAATAAAGCCGTAGGCAGAAAACTGAATTCGGTTGAGTGTTGTTTATTAATAGATGAAGCTGCCGTTGTTGTAGTTGCCGGAAATGTTAGAAGAAGCGCAGGGATGCGTCAAGGAACTAGCAATGATGAATTATTTGCTAATGCTAAAAATAACCTTTGGCAACAAGATGAAAATGGGAATTGGCGGATCGATCCCGAACGCGATGCGTTGAGAATGGCGAATCATACTCGCGTATTTCATCAAAAGCCAACTTTAGAAGAATGTATCAATGCCGTTCGCAGTCAATATTATTCTGGTGAAGGAGCAATCCAGTATGCGCCAGAAGCGATCGCCCGTAGCAATGCAGATTTTTTAAGTAGTCAAGCACTAAAGCAAGAGTTTGTTAAAACATACGTAACTTCAAAAGAAAAAGCTCACATCTGGCTGAAAGAGCGCCATCTAGAAATAACAGATTCCGAACTAGAACATAGGCTTTCAAGATATGGTTTGAACCCATGTGGCGAAATTTTGGGTGGTAATTTCCACTGCAACTTATCGGAGGTTCATCTAAATCAAATCGATCCCAAAAATGACAAAGAACAAGAAGAAGCTTTCACCGCAGGCGCATTATCTGTTGCTTCTTTGTTGAATCATAAATTCCTTGAACCTCGCTATCAATTCAGTCGCGAATTAGACCCAATTGTAGGTGTTTCTTTCACGGGATTATTCGATTTCTTCGTCCGTGCTTTTGGTGTCGATTGGTTGCGCTGGTGGGAACAAGGAAGACCGGCAGAATTCAAAATTCAAAATTCGGAATTCGGAAATGAGAATTTGGCGGAGTATTTTAGAAATGAAGAAAGGGAGTATCTCAGTCGTTGGCGCGATCTCGTGTTTCGCGTTGTGTGGGAATATTGCGATCGCCATAACATTAAACGCCCGAATCGCTGTACTACCGTCCAACCTAGCGGTACTAAATCTCTACTGACTGGCGCGTCTCCTGGCTGGCATCCTCCCAAAGCCCAACGTTTTATTCGTCGGATTACTTTCCGCAAAAACGATCCAGTGGCACTAGCTTGCATTGACTACGGTTATGGTGTCGTTCCCTCCCAATCGGATAAAGACGAAAATGGCAATTTGTTGAACGACCCCTTCGATCCTCGTTGTATGGAATGGTTGGTAGAAATTCCTGTCGCCGTGCCTTGGGCAGATTTACCTGGTGCTGATGAAATTGAAATTAGTAAATTTAGCGCTCTAGCCCAAATGGATTTCTACATGCAAGTGCAGAAATACTATGTAACTCACAACACTTCCGCAACAATTGAGTTGCGAGAAAACGAGGTAGAAGCATTAGGGACGCGAATTTATGAAACCATTCAAAACGATGAAGGCTATATTAGTGCTGCCTTATTAGCCAGATTTGACGACTTACAAACTTTCCCCCGCTTGCCATTTGAACCGATAACCAAAGCTAAGTACGAAGAATTAATGCAACAAGTGCATTCCCGACGGCAAGTGCATGATTTTTATACTGCCCTCAGCCGCTATGATGCGCAAGAGTTAGATGAAGCAGGTCCAGCAGGGTGCGACTCAGATAAATGCCTCTTTCCTCACCAGGAAGGGGCGAGGAGTGAGGGGTGAGGGGTGAGGGGATAAGGGAGACAAGGGAGTGGGGACAAGGGGGACAAGGGAGCAATTCTAGGCACTAGTCACCTGCCACTAGCCACGCATCACTCTCTTTCCCTCGCTCCTCGCTCCTCGCTCCTCGCTCCTCACACCTCTCAACTAAAAAGCTAGAATTTCAAACAGTACAGATGCAGCCACGCATAGAGGAAATTCAAATATGTTTGTAGACGAACTAGCACCTATTTTTAAGGAATTGGTACAGCACCCAGTTTCTTTTTTAGGAGGATTTGTCTCTGGGGTACTGCACCTCAGCCTAGCTGACGATCCAGTCAAAAGTTGGCTCGATCGCCAGTTTGATTCTTCCAGCTACAATTCTTCCACATCTGGCGATCGCAACGGCAAAACTAGCGGTCCCCAAAGCATTTCTATCGAGTAGAGGTAGAGAGTTACGTAGAGACGCGATCTTTCGCGCCTCTACAGTGATGATTGTCAACTGTTAACAGTTAACAGATTAAATGATAACTATTGGAAATTTTTTAGGCAGTATTTGTAATACAGAAGACCTTTGATAAACAAACCATACGATATGATATGCGTAAGTGTAAGTTCAGTCCTGTAACTGGTTAAATTTGAGAAGCTGCTACCGACTGGGGTTGTCTATCTTGAAAGCTAGATTACTGATAAATTTGAAATCTGGTGTTTGCCAAAACTGCAAATTTTTAGGTTCGATTTCTCGACTGAACTTGACTCTCTGTTCAGACTTACGCGACCGATTATGACTATCTACGTTGGAAACCTTTCTTACCGCGCTACGGAAGAAGACCTGAGAACTGTATTCGCAGAATATGGCACGATCAAGCGCATTGTCCTACCGATGGATCGGGAAACTGGCAGAATGCGCGGATTTGCTTTCGTTGACATGGGTGAAGATGCCCAAGAAGAATCAGCGATCGCTGAATTAGATGGTGCAGAATGGATGGGAAGACAGCTGCGAGTCAATAAAGCTAAACCCCGCGAAGAAAATGGTGGTGGCGGCGGTGGATATCGGCGTAACGGAGCCGGAGTGAGGGCAAGATTTGGTCAGGAGTAGTTACAACCACCCCGCTCTGTAGGAAACTACTCGGAACAAGATTAATACTTGAAATCTGATGAATTTGGGTCAAGCCTTTCACTGACCAGTTAAGCATCTGACACTGATAATTGCTGGTCGGTGTTTTGTCGATCGCGCTCAAAATCGATCTAATGCTTGCCATCAGTTCAATGCATGTTGTCAATCGCTCTTGGCAAGAACTAGACTGATGGCTTGACGGCATTGCTTGGAAAAATAAGACTCTGAAGCTCGATCCGCGATCGCCGGATTTCGCAATCGTTTGGTAACACGATTGTGGCGATCGCGCGTGGCAAGGTGCAGTGATTTCTATAGTTTATCTAAAGTCAGATTCCACTATTAGATTCAGTTCCTAAGATAGTAGTGCAGGGTGCTGCCTTATTGGTAAATCTTGCAACATGCCCTCATCTACAGAGAGAGCGATCGTTATGGCTGAAGCTGTCCAACACTCAATAGATTACGAATCTGCACTAGGTCGGGATTGTACAACACTGTCTCGACACGTCCTACAACAGTTGCAAAGTTTTTCTGCTGATGCCCAAGATCTGAGTGCCTTAATGAGTCGCATTGCCCTCGCTGGCAAGTTAATCTCGCGTCACCTCAGTCGTGCGGGATTGATGGAAGGCGTACTGGGATTTACCGGAGATGTGAACGTACAAGGGGAATCAGTCAAAAAGTTGGACGTTTATGCCAACGATGTCTTTATCTCGGTTTTCAAGCAGAGCGGTTTAGTCTGTCGCTTGGCTTCCGAAGAAATGGAGCAGCCATATTACATTCCTGAAAACTGTCCGATTGGTCGTTATACCTTGCTTTACGACCCAATCGATGGTTCATCCAATACAGATATTAATATGAGTCTGGGATCGATCTTCGCCATCCGACAGCAGGAAGGCAACGATCTAGATGGAGAGGCAAAAGACTTACTGCAATTGGGAAGCAAACAAATTGCGGCAGGATATATCCTCTACGGTCCTAGCACCATCTTGGTGTATTCCATCGGCAAGGGCGTACATTCTTTTACTCTCGATCCCAGCCTTGGAGAATTCATACTTTCGGAAGAAAATATTCAACTGCCGCAACACGGTTCGGTTTATAGTGTCAACGAAGGCA
This genomic window contains:
- a CDS encoding ABC1 kinase family protein, with the translated sequence MNVKQVPPNPQQLDTDLQGSYVEVTADSPNSTAIVPRHATEIGHSSIEPELALRYEPEAIAAYYSRRPFQVVGRIFAVLLPCFSFAFGLWWDKQWGRSLKMQQRRAVQLRELLTQLGPAYIKIGQALSTRPDLVPPGYLEELTQLQDQLPPFDNAIAYRFIQEELGQTPEEIYAELSPNPIAAASLGQVYKGRLKTGEEVAVKVQRPDLRDRITIDLYIIRRLAAWANKTFMRIRSNLVDILDEFGYRIFEEMDYVQEGENAERFTEYYGYLPDIYVPKIYWQYTQRRVLTMEWITGTKLTQVEAIRAQGIDAQHIIEVGVQCSLRQLLENGFFHADPHPGNLLATPDGKLAYLDFGMMSEIKPAQRYGLIEAIVHLVNRDFDSLAQDYVKLEFLTPDTDLTPIVPAFAKVFNAALGASVSELNIKSITDELSNLMYEYPFRVPAYYALIIRSLVTLEGIAIRIEPDFKVLSAAYPYVAKRLLIDPAPELRASLKDLLFKEGTFRWNRLENLLRNARGNQDYDFNIVLNQMIDFLSSERGAFIRDRLVDEIAKSVDAVSRNTLHAVTSRLRDTFDRVPLGNRLAMAIHETPGASTEQQQTLEHIKRIWGILQETRGFDPAQLIPQLAQVLTKPETQKIGQQLASQLTQKAIARLLRELLITPEDNYSNGYKPDARDRLVLPPARV
- a CDS encoding valine--tRNA ligase is translated as MTATIPNLPSLYDPFTTEAKWQKFWEDNQVYKADPQRGGEPYCIVIPPPNVTGSLHMGHAFDNTLIDSLIRYHRMKGYNALYLPGTDHASIAVHTILEKQLQAEGKTRYELGREKFLERAWQWKESSKGTIVGQLRRLGVSVDWSRERFTMDEGLNKAVVEEFVRFHEEGLIYRSKYLVNWCPATQSAVSDLEVENKEVNGHLWHFRYPLTDGSGSVEVATTRPETMLGDTAVAVNPNDDRYKHLIGQTLTLPIMQREIPVIGDEFVDPEFGTGCVKVTPAHDPNDFEMGQRHDLPFINIMNKDGTLNENAGDFQGQDRFVARKNVVQRLETEGFLVKVEEYKHAVPYSDRGKVPIEPLLSTQWFVKIRPLADRTLSFLDEKNSPQFVPQRWTKVYRDWLVKLRDWCISRQLWWGHQIPAWYAVSETGGEICDNTPFVVARSEAEAREKAASQFGTDVKLEQDPDVLDTWFSSGLWPFSTLGWPDRTEDLEFYYPTATLVTGFDIIFFWVARMTMLGGHFTGQMPFKDVYIHGLVLDENGKKMSKSAGNGIDPLLLMDKYGTDALRYTLVKEVVGAGQDIRLDYNREKDESASVEASRNFANKLWNAARFVMMNLDGKTPQQLRSPLNPPLIRGEETDSLATPVRAGFERESIGLTDDLSLNPLLQLSDRWILSRYHQVVKQSTDYIDNYGLGEAAKGLYDFIWGDFCDWYIELVKSRLFQKDAEGAASRLVAQQTLAYVLEGILKLLHPFMPHITEEIWHTLTQAEEGQSISVQAYPESDATLIDPELEQQFELLIEAIRTLRNLRAEAGIKPGVKVKAVMQSESDRERQILTNSEAYIQDLAKVESLTITSALDTALEPAIADVVGTVQVLIPLAGVVDIAVLKAKLEKSLSKAQAEAKSLSARLSNPTFVDKAPADVVQGAKDALAEAEKQIEILQARLRLLN
- the nrdJ gene encoding ribonucleoside-triphosphate reductase, adenosylcobalamin-dependent; translated protein: MVRELQRLNPTSQFPETAPAANPVFFRTYSRRIGGGRETWEQVCDRTLRGLVELGKLTPAEAAILEKMQKEMKSLPSGRWLWVGGTEWISRQENFSGAYNCTSTNVVDWRAFGLMMDLAMMGCGTGAILEPQYINQLPVIRNRLHVTVEGEIGTTPASERQDETEVQIEGNIVSILVGDSRRGWVKSYQTLLELSTNESFSDIVHVSVNLGNIRPAGEILKGFGGVANPIKLPELYQRCAAILNKAVGRKLNSVECCLLIDEAAVVVVAGNVRRSAGMRQGTSNDELFANAKNNLWQQDENGNWRIDPERDALRMANHTRVFHQKPTLEECINAVRSQYYSGEGAIQYAPEAIARSNADFLSSQALKQEFVKTYVTSKEKAHIWLKERHLEITDSELEHRLSRYGLNPCGEILGGNFHCNLSEVHLNQIDPKNDKEQEEAFTAGALSVASLLNHKFLEPRYQFSRELDPIVGVSFTGLFDFFVRAFGVDWLRWWEQGRPAEFKIQNSEFGNENLAEYFRNEEREYLSRWRDLVFRVVWEYCDRHNIKRPNRCTTVQPSGTKSLLTGASPGWHPPKAQRFIRRITFRKNDPVALACIDYGYGVVPSQSDKDENGNLLNDPFDPRCMEWLVEIPVAVPWADLPGADEIEISKFSALAQMDFYMQVQKYYVTHNTSATIELRENEVEALGTRIYETIQNDEGYISAALLARFDDLQTFPRLPFEPITKAKYEELMQQVHSRRQVHDFYTALSRYDAQELDEAGPAGCDSDKCLFPHQEGARSEG
- a CDS encoding RNA recognition motif domain-containing protein; translated protein: MTIYVGNLSYRATEEDLRTVFAEYGTIKRIVLPMDRETGRMRGFAFVDMGEDAQEESAIAELDGAEWMGRQLRVNKAKPREENGGGGGGYRRNGAGVRARFGQE
- the fbp gene encoding class 1 fructose-bisphosphatase, translating into MAEAVQHSIDYESALGRDCTTLSRHVLQQLQSFSADAQDLSALMSRIALAGKLISRHLSRAGLMEGVLGFTGDVNVQGESVKKLDVYANDVFISVFKQSGLVCRLASEEMEQPYYIPENCPIGRYTLLYDPIDGSSNTDINMSLGSIFAIRQQEGNDLDGEAKDLLQLGSKQIAAGYILYGPSTILVYSIGKGVHSFTLDPSLGEFILSEENIQLPQHGSVYSVNEGNFWQWDESIREYIRYVHRTEGYTARYSGAMVGDIHRILVQGGVFLYPGTVKKPEGKIRLLYESAPLAFLVEQAGGRASTGTQDIMDVVPEKLHQRTPLIIGSKDDVALVESFIQRHAQAQEEKNIRAQARIPQ